In Kaistia defluvii, the sequence CCGAATCGTTCTGCACGAAATGTCGCTCTTTCTGCCGAACCAGGCCAGGCCCGGCTGCGTGCGCCCTGTTGCAAGCGCACGCTCCGGGCGACCGAACCGGCCGATTCGTCGGCTACCAGAGTGTATAGCCGCCGTCGACGACGAACACCGATCCGGTCACGAAAGACGACGCTTCGCTCGCGAGCAGCAGCGCGATCGGCGCGATCTCTTCCGGCGTCGCATAGCGCTGCATCGGCACCTCGTCGCGCCAGTAATGCGCGTAGTCCTCATATTCGGTGCTGGCGATCTCGGTCTTCACATAGCCCGGCGCGATCGCGTTGACGCGCACGCCCGACTGCGCCCATTCGGCTGCCAGCGACTTGGTCAGGTGATGCACGGCGGCCTTGGAGATGCCGTAGGGCGAATGCCATTGCGGGCGGTTGATGATCAGGCCGGAGATCGAGCCGATATTGATGATCGAGCCGGAGCCGCGCTGGACCATCTGGTTGCCGACGACCTGGCTCGCCTTCCAGACGGCGTCGAGATTGATCGAGAACAGGCGCTGCCATTCGTCGTCGGAAAGCGTCAGCGCATTGGCGTGGAAGCCGATGCCGGCATTGTTGACCAGCACGTCGATCGGGCCGAGCTCCTTCGCCACGGTCTCGACCATGGCTTCGAGATCGTCGCGATTGGCGACGTCGGTCTTCACGGCGATAGCGGGCACGCCGAGCTTCTTCAGTTCGGCCAGCGTCTCCTCGCTCTTGGCTTCGTCGCGCGCCGCGATGACGATCGACGAGCCGGCTTCAGCGAGGCCGACGGCGATCGCCTTGCCGATGCCGCGATTGCCGCCGGTGACGACGGAGACTTTGCCCCGCATCGAGAACTTGTCCAGGATCGACATGGGTATGACTCTCTCTTCGTGTATTAGGGGCGGGCCGTCTCAAGCGGCGGGTTGGTGGTGATCAGGCTCGACTGGACGGCATCCGCCGGCAGCGCGCCGGTCATGACGCCGACCACGTCGCTCATCGAGGTGGTCTTCGGGCTGACGACGACGGCGCGGCGGCCGAGCCGGTGGATATGGATCCGGTCGGCGATCTGGAAGACGTCGGGCATGGAATGGCTGATCAGCACGACCGAAAGTCCCTGGTCGCGCACGCGGGTGATCAGGTTCAGCACCTGGTTGGTCTCGCGCACGCCGAGCGCCGCGGTCGGCTCGTCGAGGATGACGACGCGCTTGCCCCAGGCGGCGGCACGGGCGACCGCGACGGCCTGGCGCTGGCCGCCGGAAAGGGTCTCGACCTTCTGGTTGATCGACTGGATGCGGATGCCGAGGTTCTTCATGTGGTCGGCCGCCTGCTGGCGCATGCGCGACTTGTCGAGCTGGCGGAAGATCTGCCCGCGCAGGCCGGGCTTGCGCAGTTCGCGGCCGAGGAACAGGTTCTGCGCGATGTTGAGCTGGGTCGCGACGGCGAGTTCCTGGTAGACGGTCTCGATGCCGGCGAGGCGGGCGCTGAGCGGGTTCTTGAAGTGAACCTCGGCGCCATCGACGAATACCGTGCCGGAATCGGGGATCGTCGCCCCGGTCAGCACCTTGATCAGGCTCGACTTGCCGGCGCCATTGTCGCCGACGACGGCGAGGATCTCGCCCTTTGCCAGCTCGAAATCGGCGCCGTCCAGGGCGACGACATGGCCATAGCGCTTGGTCAGGCCCATGGCCTGCATGGCGAGCGACGGGAGGGGCTGGGTCGTCATGCGCGCTGTCCCCGGCCCAGATACTGATCGGCGCCGACGGCGAGGATGACGAGGAAGCCGGTGGCGATCTGCTGGTAGAGCGAGTCGATGCCGGCCTGGGTCAGGCCGTTCTTCAGCACCACGACGATCAGCGCGCCGATGAAGGTTCCGGCGACGCCGCCGCGTCCGCCGAACAGGCTGGTGCCGCCAATGACGACCGCGGTGATGCTGTCGAGGTTGGCGATCTGGTAGCCACTCGGGTCGGCGATCGGCGTGCGGCCCAGCGCCTGCCAGCCGGCGAAGGCATAGAAGACGCCGGCGAGCGCATAGACGCTGAAGATGACGCCATTGACGTTGACGCCGTTGAGGCGCGCGGCGGCGGGCGAATTGCCGATCGCATAGACGCGGACGCCCCAGGCGGTCTGGTTCAGCGCATAGGCGAGCACCAGCGTCAGCGCGATCCACAGCATGCTGCCATAGGTGATGGTGACGAGGCCGAAGGACGGACCCTCGCCGAGAATGGTCATCAGGTCCGAGTTGATCGGATAGCTGCGCGACTGGGTATAGAGCCGCGCCGCGGCCGTCAGGATGGTGAACAGGCCGAGCGTCGCGATGAAGGGCGGGAGGCGGAAGCGCGTGATGATCAGGCCGTTGATCGAGGCGGCGACGATACAGACGGCGAGGCCGACCAGCATGCCGAGCATCGGATCGCCATTGGCGGCGATGCTGCCCGCGACCACCATGCCCAGCACCATGATCGCGCCATTGGCGAGGTCGATGCCCGAGACGAGGATGATCAGCGTCTGCCCCAGCGCCAGCGTGCCGACGACAACGGATTGCTGGAAGATGAGGGACAGATTGCCCGCGTTCAGGAAGGTCGAGGTCGTGACCGAGAAGACGATAAGGATCAGGACCAGCGCCACCAGCGGTCCGGCGACCGGAAAGGCGAACAGTCCCGTGGCGGCGCGGCGCAATCCGGCGAGGAGGCCGGCAGGGGGATTCCCTGCCGGCTCCGCGTCGATCTTTGCCTGCCCGGTATCGGTGCGAGCCCGGTCAGACGTCTGCATGGTTACTCTCCCCAGCAGTTTTCCAGGCCCCACTTGGAGTCCTTGGATTCAATGCCGTCCACCGGATTGTCGGTGATCAGGATGGTGCCGGAATTGTTGACGCCGGTCGGCTTGGGACCGCCATTGACGGCCTTGACGATCGCCTCGACGGCAAGGGTGCCCATATTGGTCGGGAACTGCATCACGGTCGCGCCGATCGTGCCGTCGGCAACGCTGCGGACGCCCGAGCAGCTGCCGTCGATCGAGGTCATCACGATGTCCTTCTTCGCCCGCTTGATGGCGAGGAAGGCGCCCTGGGCCGCCGGCTCGTTGATCGTGTAGACGGCGTTGATGTCGGGATGGGCCGACAGCAGGTTTTCCATCGACGACTGGCCGGTCTCGACATTGGCCTGCGTCAGCGCGGTGCCCGCGATCTCCGGAGCGCCCTCGGCAATGCCGAAGCCCTTCAGGAAGCCGTCATGGCGCGCCTTGGCGGTCTTGTCGGAGAGGTCGTAGTCGAGCATGGCGATGCGGGCCGGCGTGCTGCCGAGCCGGGCCTTTGCCCATTTGCCGATCAGTTCGCCCGCCGCGAGATTGTCGGTCTCGTAGGAGGCGTCGGCGGCGGTGGCGGGCTCCAGCGAGGTGTTGGTCGTCACCACGATGATGCCGGCGTCGCGGGCCTTCTGCACGATCTTGACCAGCGCCGAGGCGTTGGCGGGATCGAGCACGATGCCCTTGGCGCCGCGGTTGATCATGTTCTCGATGGCGGCGACCTGGGTCGCGGAATCGCCGGCGACGCTCGATTCTGCCGTCATGGTCTCGAGGCCATGCTTCTTGGCCGCGTCGACGCCCGCCTGCTGCAGCTTGGCGAAGAACGGGTTTGCCAGCTGCTGCTCGACGATGCCGATCAGGAACGTCTTGTCTTGCGCCTGCGCGCCGGCCGAAAGCGCCATGGTGGCGGTCAGCGCGAGCGTCGCGGGCATGGCGATGGACCGTAGGGTCCGGCTTGTCATCTTCAACATAGTCCTGGTCTCCTCCAACCTGGTTTATTGTCGAGTGTCACGGATGTGCCTGGTCAACCTCCCGCTCCGGGCTTGCGGGCTGGCTCGCGTATCGCGGCGTTTCCGACGAGCCGTTCGGAAAGCCGCCCGCCGTCCCAAGCGCGCGCATCGACTGGCGAAGCCGGTCGTCGGCGGCAAGCTGGCGGTATTGCTGATAAAGCGAAGCATAGACGCCGGTGGCGGCGGGATCGGGCGTGAACCGGTCGAAGCGCCGGGCGCCGAAACGGGCCGCGCCGGCGGCGAAATCCGGGACGATGCCGGCCGCGACCGCGCCATGGATGGCGGCGCCGACGGCGGTCGGGTTGGCGATGTCGGGAACCTCGATCTCGCGTCCGAGCACGTCGGCCATGATCTGCAGCAGCAGCGGATTGCGACGCGACAGGCCGCTGGTCAGGATGACCCGGTCGATCGGCAGGTCGCCGGCGGCGAGGTGATCGAAGATCGAGCGCGCGCCATAGCAGAGCGCCTCCAGCAAGGCGCGATAGATCTGTGTCGAGCTGGTCGAGAGGTTGAGCCCGACCAGCAGGCCGCTCAGGCTCGAATCGGCGAAGGGAACGCGGTTGCCGCTCCACCAGTCGAGCGCCATCAGGCGGCTCTGGCCCGGGTTCAGCGAGGCGGCGCTTTCGTCATAGAGCCGGAAGCTCTCGGCCACCGTCTCGGCGCGGGGAAAATTGCGGATATACCAGGCTAGAATGTCGCCGAAGCCGGCCTGTCCCGCCTCATAGCAGGCGAGATCCGGCAGGACGGCGCCATCCGCGACGCCCTCGATGCCTTTCGGCAGCTCGCCGGCCCGGTCGCCGAGCAGCAGGTAGGCGGCCGAGGTGCCGAGCGCGCCGACCAGCGTGCCGGCGGCGATGCCGTCCACGGCCGGCAGCACGACATGCGAATCAATGACGGCGACGGCGACGACGGCGTCGCCGCGAATGCCGGTCCGCTCGTGCCAGCCCGGCGCCAGCAATCCTGCGGCCGAGCCGACGGGCAGGGGCGGCGACAGACGGTCGGCGAGGCCCGGTACGGTATGGTTGGGATAGCCGCTCTCGGCCGAGAACTGCGCCTTGTAGGCAGCGAAGTCGAGGCTGCGGGCCTCAAGCCCGGTCAGTTGCCAGACCAGCCAGTCGCCGGCCTCGATGAAGCGGTCGGCCTGCTTCCAGATCGCCGGCGCCTCGGCCTCGATCTGCGCGGCCTTGGCCAGCATCCATTCGCCCGAGAGCCGGCCGCCGAAATTCTTCAGGAAACGGCCGCCCTGCGCATTGATCGCATCGGCATAGGGCTGGGCCGCCGCATGCTTCCAGAGCTTCACGAATGCATGCGGTTCGTCGGGGAGCAGGGCGGAGAGCGGGGTGCCGTCGGCGCGGGCGGGCAGCGGCGTGCTGGCGGTGAAGCCGATGCCGATGCCGGCGATCTCGAATCCCCCGCCGATCGCGGTCAGGATCGCCTCGGCCGCTTCGAGATAGTCGGCGGCGTCCTGAAGCGCATAGGCGGGCGGCAGCGCCGTGCCGTCGGGCAGGGCGGCGGTCATGACGCCGTGCCGGTAGGGGTGGGTGTGGCTCGCTTCCTGCTCGCCCGTCGTCGCATGGATGCGGACGCCGCGCGCCGACTCCGTGCCGAAATCCAGACCTAGCAGATAGACGTCAGCCACGATGCACCCAGTTCACTCCTGCGGAAGGCCGAATGGGCCCGCCTCGATCCCGCTCGCCGATTTGCAGGAAACGCTTCCTGTCGGCGGCTGACGAATTAATGTCCGCGTGTGGTCTTAAGTCAACTGAGTTATGTATATTTTTGGACGTATATAAATACGCCGACATTCGAGTTGGCGTTCGGGATCGCCAAACGAAAATCGCCCCACCGTTGCCGGCGAGGCGATCAATCGAGGTTGGAAGCACAGCAGAGCGTGTTACGGGCCGTCTAACCGCTATCAGGCAAAGGCGGGCAGCCTTTCGCCGGCGGGCAGGGCGGGGCTGCTTTCCGGCAGGCTTTCATAGTGGGCCAGGCGATCGCCGAGCGTCGGTATGTCTGCGATTTCGGCCATGTCGATCCGCCCGACGATCCGCCCCCGTGACAGCACCACGACCTCGTCCGCCACGTCAAAGATCTCCTGCACTTCGGTGCAGAAGACGACGACGGAGCGTCCGCGGGCGGCGAAGTCGCGCAGCAGTTCGTAGATGTCGGCCTTGCTGGAGATGTCGACGCCGCGTGTCGGCTCCTCGATCACGATGATGTCGGTGTTCTCCTCCATGGAGGCGCCGAGCGCCACCTTCTGCTGGTTGCCGCCGCTGAGCGAGGTGATCGGGTGGCTCGTGCTGCCGGTCTTGACGCGATAGCGCGCTACGCCCTCGCGGGCGATCGCCTCCAGCCGGCCGGGATCGAGCAGGCGCGACCGGCCGCCCAGCGCGCCGAGGCCGAGCCGCGCCGCTAGGTTTTCGCCGACGCTCATATTGTGGAAAACGGTGTGCCGCCGGCTTGCCGCGAGATAGGAGACCGACGTGCGGCCGCGCGGCGTCAGGCTCTTGCGGTCCGCTTCGCACATCGGGCGAAAGGCGCCGATCGCCTGCGCCAGTTCGCGCGCGCCGGAACCCTCGACGCCGGAAAGCGCGATGATGCGGCCCGGCATCAGGTCGATCGAGATGTCGCGGAAGGCGTCGAGCCGGTCGGCGCAGCGGGCAAGGCGCCAGACCGGCGATCCGGCCTGGCCGGAGGCGGCCCTTGGCGCGGCGCGGGTTTCATCCGGCTTCCGGTCGCCGGCATGGCTTGCCGTCAGATGGGCGGCGATTGCGGTCTCGCTGATCTCCGCGCCGTTGATCTCGGCGCTGATGCGGCCATCGCGCAGCACCAACACGCGGTCGCAACTGCGCACGAAATCGTTCAGCCGATGCGTGATCAGCAGCACGATCCTGCCATCCCGAGCGAGCTCGCCCATGGTGGTGAAGAGCGCTTCCGATTCCTGTTCCGTCAGCGCCGAGTTGGGCTCGTCGAACAGATAGACGTCGGCATCGCTCAGCATGGCGCGGGCGATCTCGACGCGCTGCTGCACGGCGAGCGACAGATCGGCGAGTTCGTAATGCGCGAAGGCCGCGATCCCGAGCCGGGTCAGCACTGCCTCGGCGGCCGCCGGATCGACGGCGATGCGGCCGAACCAGTGGCCCTCGCGACCGACGGCGAGGTTCTGCTCGACCGTCATGTTTGGCCAGATATGCGGCTCCTGGTGCACCACGGCGACCCGCTGCCACACGTCCGCGACCGGGCCGTCGGGCCGCTGCAGTACGATCTCGCCGCTATCCGCCTTCTCCTCGCCGGCCAGCATGCGCATCAGCGTGCTCTTGCCGGCGCCATTCGGGCCGGCAATGCCGATGATGCTGCCCGAGGTGATGTCGAGATCCAGCCCGTCGAGCGCCCGCGTCGCGCCATAGCGCTTGGTGATGCCCTTGCCGGTGAGCCGGATCATGCCACGGCTCCCGTGCCCGAACGGACCGAGCGCTGGCCGGCGCTGCGGATCAGCTTCTGCGAGACGAGATCGAGCCAGACGGCGCCGATCGTCACCAGACCGATGAACAGGAGCTGGACGAAGGAGCTGACACCGAGCAAAGCGAGGCCGTTGTTGAGAAGGGCGAGCAGGATGACGCCGAGCAGCGTGCCCACAATGGTGCCCCGGCCGCCATTCAGGCTGGCGCCGCCGATGACGACCGCCGCGATGACCTGGAAGGACAGCGAGCTGGACTGGGTCGGGCCGACCGAGCCGACATAGGAGAAATCGAGGATGCCGGCGAGCCCTGCCATCAGCGCGCTCAGGACGAAGACGACATATTTGTACTTCTTGAGCGGAAGGCGGGCGACGCGCGCCGCTTCCGCATTGCCGCCCATCGCCATCAGGCGGAAGCCGAACACGGTGCGGTGGCGCAGGATCCAGAACAGGATGAAGGCGCCGACCAGCCACAGCGTCTCGACGGGAATGTCATAGGCCATCAGCGCCCCGCCGAGGCCGTGGAAGAAGGAGAGCTCCCAGGCGGGCGGCAGCGGCTCGTTATAGGCCGGGGTGAAGGTGGTGGCGTTGCTGATCAGCAGCGACAGGCCATCGGCCACGTTGAGCATGCCCAGCGTCGTGATGAAGGAGGGCAGGCCGGCACGGACGGTCAGGAAGCCATTGAGCAGGCCGGTGAGCAGGGCGATGCCGAGGCCGGCCGCCAGCGCCACCAGCAGCGGCGTCGTGAAGGGCAGGCTGCCGCCGCCGAGCCAGAGCGTGGCGGTGACCGTGCCGGCCAGCCCGTAGACCGCGCCGACCGAAAGGTCGATTTCGCCGAGCAGGATGACCAGCATCTGGGCGAAGGCCACCATGCCGAGCGCCACCATCGAGCGGACCAGCGTCAGCATGTTTTCGGGGCTGAGGAAGGCCGAACGCTGCGACTGGACGATGACGGCGATGAGGACGATAGCCAGCGCCAAACCGAGGGTTCGTAGGCTGTTCAGGACTTTTTGCTGCCCCAGGAGGGCAAGGGCGGACTGGGTCATGGTGGCTCCGGGACGGCAGCGACAAGGGAGAAGCAGGGACGGCGCGGAGATCGGATCCCCGCGCCGTCCTGTCGGCGCTGAAGGCTAGCGGGCGGCCTTGAGGCGCTCGCGGCCCGCGTCCACGGTCAGTTCGTTCGCGCCGCCGGCCTGGGTGATGACGATCGGGCGCAGGAACTGCATCGGATCGGCCGGGGTCTCGCCCTTGGCAAGGAACTGGGCGCACTGCTCGACCGGGGCCTGGGCCTGATTGTCGAAGCCCTGGTCGATCGTGACCAGCGTGTTGCCTTCGCCAATCGAGTCGAGGATGGCGCCGCTGACGTTGAAGCCCGAGGCGAACACCTTGCCATTGAGCTTCAGGTTGCGGATGACGTTGCCGACGCCCTCAATGCCCTGGTCGGTGTGGAAGAACAGGGTGACGTCCGGATTGGCGGTCAGGAACGGCGTGACCGAGTTCAGCACTTCCTGCGTCGTGAAGTTCTTGCCGGTCGGGATGCCGCTCTTCACGTCATTGAAGAACTTCGCGTCGGGGAACACCGACTTATAGCCTTCCATGAAGCCTTCCATGCGGGCCTGCGCCCAGGGCTGGTCAGGAGCGCCGCTGCCCATGGCGATCTGGTTGACCTTGATGCCCTTTTCCTTGATCAGCCGCGCGGTCGTCTCCCCGTTGATCTTGCCCGCCTGCACCTCGTTCAGCGCGTAGAAGGCGAAGCGCTTGGCCTTCGGCGCGTCAATGTTCAGCGTGAACACCGGGATGCCGGCATCGGCATATTTGTTGATGATGTTGGTGAACTGGTTCGGCAGCGGCGGCTGCAGGGCCAGGCAGTCGACCTGTCCCGAATTCAGCAGCGTTTCCAGTTCAGACAACTGCTTGGCGGTGTCGGGATTGACCGGTCCGACCATGCGGCACTCGGCGGAAAGCGACTTGTTGGCGGTCTCGCAGCCCTTCTTCGTGCCGATGCGCATTTCCGCGCCCTGGATCGGCAGGCCGGTGCCTTCGATGCCGACCACGATGTTGGCGGTCTCGCCCGCCTCGAGCTTCTTGACGATGCGGGGCGCGAGCTTGAACTCCCCCCAGGGCATGGTGCGGCTCTTCGCGCCGTCCGGCACGGTGATGCCGGCCGCGTGGGCCGAGGTGGCTGCGCCGCAAACACCGGCAAGCAGCGCGGATCCGATTACCGCGAGCATGCGGCTTCTAAGGCGGGACATGTGGCTCTCCGTTCGCATCTGGAAGTGTTCTGTTAGGCAGAACTATGTTTTGTGCACTTGAACTGTAACGGAGGGGCGCGGCTTGTCAATACGACCGCTGGGGTCGTCTGGCGGCGTTCGTGGTGAGGGGGGAACAGGCGCGCGGAAGCGCCCCCCGCACAGGCGGGAGGTCGTTCCGGACCGGTTGGCGGGACGGGGGTGTCTTAGCGCTCTGAGGGCAGGGCGGCGTGCGCGGGGCCGCCGAGCAGGAGGCTGATCCGATCGGCATGGGCGCGGACGATCGCGCCCAGGCGGTGCACGTCCTCGTCGGCGCGCTTCATCGTCGTGACGCTGATCGCGGCCACGGCGGCGCTGTTGCGGTCGTAGATCGCCGCGCCGACGCACAGCACGCCGATATTGTCTTCCTCGTTGTCGAGGGCATAGCCGCGCTCGGCGATCACCTTCAGTTCCTCGATCAGGGCCGCCGGTGTCGTGAGCGTGTGTTCGGTACGCCGCGGCATGCCGAGCCGCTTGAGGATGGCCTTGACCTCGTCCTGCGGCAGCCGCGCCAGCAGCGCCTTGCCGACCGACGAGCAATGCGGCAGCTCGCGGCGGCCAAGCGACGACATCATGCGGAACGGCCCCGGCGCATCGACGCGCCCGATGGCCACCGCATGGCCATCGTCCAGCACGGCGAGGCGCGAAGTCAGCTTCGTCGTGTCGGTGAGTTGCTGGAGGATCGGGGTGGCGATCTGGGTGATGCCCATCTCGGCCACGGCACGGTCGCCCAGATGCACGAGCGCCAGGCCGAGCCGGTAGAGGCGGCCATTGCCGACGCGGGTATCGGCCACGAATCCGCGCGCCACCATGGTCTGCAGCAGGGTGAAGGCGGTGCTGCGCGAGACGCCGATGGCCGCCGCGATCTCGCCCACGCCCATCCCCTTGCTGTCGCCCGCGCCCAGGGCTTCGAGCACGTCCAGCGCCCGGCCAACGCTGCGCAGCGGGTATTTGTCGGGAGT encodes:
- a CDS encoding SDR family NAD(P)-dependent oxidoreductase, which translates into the protein MSILDKFSMRGKVSVVTGGNRGIGKAIAVGLAEAGSSIVIAARDEAKSEETLAELKKLGVPAIAVKTDVANRDDLEAMVETVAKELGPIDVLVNNAGIGFHANALTLSDDEWQRLFSINLDAVWKASQVVGNQMVQRGSGSIINIGSISGLIINRPQWHSPYGISKAAVHHLTKSLAAEWAQSGVRVNAIAPGYVKTEIASTEYEDYAHYWRDEVPMQRYATPEEIAPIALLLASEASSFVTGSVFVVDGGYTLW
- a CDS encoding ATP-binding cassette domain-containing protein → MTTQPLPSLAMQAMGLTKRYGHVVALDGADFELAKGEILAVVGDNGAGKSSLIKVLTGATIPDSGTVFVDGAEVHFKNPLSARLAGIETVYQELAVATQLNIAQNLFLGRELRKPGLRGQIFRQLDKSRMRQQAADHMKNLGIRIQSINQKVETLSGGQRQAVAVARAAAWGKRVVILDEPTAALGVRETNQVLNLITRVRDQGLSVVLISHSMPDVFQIADRIHIHRLGRRAVVVSPKTTSMSDVVGVMTGALPADAVQSSLITTNPPLETARP
- a CDS encoding ABC transporter permease, which codes for MQTSDRARTDTGQAKIDAEPAGNPPAGLLAGLRRAATGLFAFPVAGPLVALVLILIVFSVTTSTFLNAGNLSLIFQQSVVVGTLALGQTLIILVSGIDLANGAIMVLGMVVAGSIAANGDPMLGMLVGLAVCIVAASINGLIITRFRLPPFIATLGLFTILTAAARLYTQSRSYPINSDLMTILGEGPSFGLVTITYGSMLWIALTLVLAYALNQTAWGVRVYAIGNSPAAARLNGVNVNGVIFSVYALAGVFYAFAGWQALGRTPIADPSGYQIANLDSITAVVIGGTSLFGGRGGVAGTFIGALIVVVLKNGLTQAGIDSLYQQIATGFLVILAVGADQYLGRGQRA
- a CDS encoding substrate-binding domain-containing protein, which encodes MLKMTSRTLRSIAMPATLALTATMALSAGAQAQDKTFLIGIVEQQLANPFFAKLQQAGVDAAKKHGLETMTAESSVAGDSATQVAAIENMINRGAKGIVLDPANASALVKIVQKARDAGIIVVTTNTSLEPATAADASYETDNLAAGELIGKWAKARLGSTPARIAMLDYDLSDKTAKARHDGFLKGFGIAEGAPEIAGTALTQANVETGQSSMENLLSAHPDINAVYTINEPAAQGAFLAIKRAKKDIVMTSIDGSCSGVRSVADGTIGATVMQFPTNMGTLAVEAIVKAVNGGPKPTGVNNSGTILITDNPVDGIESKDSKWGLENCWGE
- a CDS encoding FGGY-family carbohydrate kinase, coding for MADVYLLGLDFGTESARGVRIHATTGEQEASHTHPYRHGVMTAALPDGTALPPAYALQDAADYLEAAEAILTAIGGGFEIAGIGIGFTASTPLPARADGTPLSALLPDEPHAFVKLWKHAAAQPYADAINAQGGRFLKNFGGRLSGEWMLAKAAQIEAEAPAIWKQADRFIEAGDWLVWQLTGLEARSLDFAAYKAQFSAESGYPNHTVPGLADRLSPPLPVGSAAGLLAPGWHERTGIRGDAVVAVAVIDSHVVLPAVDGIAAGTLVGALGTSAAYLLLGDRAGELPKGIEGVADGAVLPDLACYEAGQAGFGDILAWYIRNFPRAETVAESFRLYDESAASLNPGQSRLMALDWWSGNRVPFADSSLSGLLVGLNLSTSSTQIYRALLEALCYGARSIFDHLAAGDLPIDRVILTSGLSRRNPLLLQIMADVLGREIEVPDIANPTAVGAAIHGAVAAGIVPDFAAGAARFGARRFDRFTPDPAATGVYASLYQQYRQLAADDRLRQSMRALGTAGGFPNGSSETPRYASQPASPEREVDQAHP
- a CDS encoding sugar ABC transporter ATP-binding protein, with the protein product MIRLTGKGITKRYGATRALDGLDLDITSGSIIGIAGPNGAGKSTLMRMLAGEEKADSGEIVLQRPDGPVADVWQRVAVVHQEPHIWPNMTVEQNLAVGREGHWFGRIAVDPAAAEAVLTRLGIAAFAHYELADLSLAVQQRVEIARAMLSDADVYLFDEPNSALTEQESEALFTTMGELARDGRIVLLITHRLNDFVRSCDRVLVLRDGRISAEINGAEISETAIAAHLTASHAGDRKPDETRAAPRAASGQAGSPVWRLARCADRLDAFRDISIDLMPGRIIALSGVEGSGARELAQAIGAFRPMCEADRKSLTPRGRTSVSYLAASRRHTVFHNMSVGENLAARLGLGALGGRSRLLDPGRLEAIAREGVARYRVKTGSTSHPITSLSGGNQQKVALGASMEENTDIIVIEEPTRGVDISSKADIYELLRDFAARGRSVVVFCTEVQEIFDVADEVVVLSRGRIVGRIDMAEIADIPTLGDRLAHYESLPESSPALPAGERLPAFA
- a CDS encoding ABC transporter permease, with the translated sequence MTQSALALLGQQKVLNSLRTLGLALAIVLIAVIVQSQRSAFLSPENMLTLVRSMVALGMVAFAQMLVILLGEIDLSVGAVYGLAGTVTATLWLGGGSLPFTTPLLVALAAGLGIALLTGLLNGFLTVRAGLPSFITTLGMLNVADGLSLLISNATTFTPAYNEPLPPAWELSFFHGLGGALMAYDIPVETLWLVGAFILFWILRHRTVFGFRLMAMGGNAEAARVARLPLKKYKYVVFVLSALMAGLAGILDFSYVGSVGPTQSSSLSFQVIAAVVIGGASLNGGRGTIVGTLLGVILLALLNNGLALLGVSSFVQLLFIGLVTIGAVWLDLVSQKLIRSAGQRSVRSGTGAVA
- a CDS encoding substrate-binding domain-containing protein, translated to MSRLRSRMLAVIGSALLAGVCGAATSAHAAGITVPDGAKSRTMPWGEFKLAPRIVKKLEAGETANIVVGIEGTGLPIQGAEMRIGTKKGCETANKSLSAECRMVGPVNPDTAKQLSELETLLNSGQVDCLALQPPLPNQFTNIINKYADAGIPVFTLNIDAPKAKRFAFYALNEVQAGKINGETTARLIKEKGIKVNQIAMGSGAPDQPWAQARMEGFMEGYKSVFPDAKFFNDVKSGIPTGKNFTTQEVLNSVTPFLTANPDVTLFFHTDQGIEGVGNVIRNLKLNGKVFASGFNVSGAILDSIGEGNTLVTIDQGFDNQAQAPVEQCAQFLAKGETPADPMQFLRPIVITQAGGANELTVDAGRERLKAAR
- a CDS encoding IclR family transcriptional regulator — protein: MSTTPDESTPDKYPLRSVGRALDVLEALGAGDSKGMGVGEIAAAIGVSRSTAFTLLQTMVARGFVADTRVGNGRLYRLGLALVHLGDRAVAEMGITQIATPILQQLTDTTKLTSRLAVLDDGHAVAIGRVDAPGPFRMMSSLGRRELPHCSSVGKALLARLPQDEVKAILKRLGMPRRTEHTLTTPAALIEELKVIAERGYALDNEEDNIGVLCVGAAIYDRNSAAVAAISVTTMKRADEDVHRLGAIVRAHADRISLLLGGPAHAALPSER